The Dioscorea cayenensis subsp. rotundata cultivar TDr96_F1 chromosome 19, TDr96_F1_v2_PseudoChromosome.rev07_lg8_w22 25.fasta, whole genome shotgun sequence genome includes a window with the following:
- the LOC120283651 gene encoding uncharacterized protein LOC120283651 encodes MENGGETGDDQGSGWFEVKKKNRTSSKLATQKVSGGSSSKANTYFARNQVSDNDEAGKFHGRKPAQPFKSGFVSADGPGLPLVKDDESGKSVDKVAANQENEPPRKDASMTMKVTNLEGGVKDFQGVSIKKSADDVAVPKIKWGNLEDECLLVPGNSVVSSMSVKPKHNDVDVNLQVSPSTPLVVDETINGYQITEQFPSGVESSVGETSMEDVELLNSNSEGVLKNVTNPGESDPIVLVEAIGNRLSKIDEEAESMAVERTHNASMIGSSDITKEFNVPENVGSQADPERSTLLEHQKNSFEDSVSASGGAAVKEGNVLQNSSVDGTELGENESAESKERFRQRLWCFLFENLNRAVDELYLLCELECDVEQMDEAILVLEEAASDFRELKSRVEHFDSIKRSPSQSPKTGTSLSSKTDHRRPHALSWEVRRMTNSPHRAEILSSSLEAFKKIQMERAGMLARDDVKASSAHTSSLEIPIGPYRTSPKASDEVATEHQMQSEKQAGVLDSDQGLIITKKQNVYMSNQSRANTAVKECMTPESLLASVSGKSKREPLEPISETQKELYKRDKLPVENRLHKQSKTTDVVKRPSSLTDKEKEKEKEKRNSAPWKSMDAWKEKRNWEDILKSPMRTSSRVSHSPGMSRKGQERARVLRDKLMSPEKRKKTALDMKREAEEKHARAMRIRNQLENERMQRLQRTSEKVNRVNEWQAVRSLKLREGMYARHQRSESRHEAYLAQVAKRAGDESSKVNEVRFITSLNEENKKLMLRQKLHDSEMRRAEKLQVIRTKQKEDTAREEAVLERRKLLEAEKLQRLAETQRKKEEAQVRREEERKASSAAREARVIEQLRRKEVRAKAQQEEAELLALRLAERLRESEQRRKFYLEQIREKASMDFRDQSSPLLRRSVNKDGYNRSAPTNSVEDFHTCLAAPGLITTTQQQSLKRRIKKIRQRLMALKHEFVEPSLGPENTGVGYRALVGGARAKIGRWLQDLQRHRQARKEGAASIGLIVGDMVKFLEGREPELHASRQAGLIDFIASALPASHTSKPEACQVTVYLLRLLRVVLSLSANRSYFLVQNLLPPIIPMLSASLENYIKIAASSSPGATNNMPSKASIENLVSIAEILDGFLWTVTTIIGHAHVDERQLQMQDGLVELIVAYQVIHRLRDLFALYDRPQVEGAPFPSSILLSLNLLTVLTCRPASASSIDWESCVAKPAIAYEILEASPGKKSLDLSNSSTMNNPSGDSITVMNQVTGESDHKDGGDKLASRTDDPESMEVDVQSMKKPSDNSVYSNNADGGPEGSTGIALNEPQNIMSEEKAKLRLPQKDGKNPMDDSSEKKGVAENMVHEDIESKNEVNLKQPVVFLLSAVVETSLVSLPSLLTAVLLQANNRMSSDQASYVFPMNFEEVATGVLKVLNNLAILDITLLQSMLARSDLKMEFFHLMSFLLSHCTSKWRTTNDRVGLLLLESLLLLGYFALFHPENQAVLRWGKSPTILHKVCDLPFVFFSDPELTPILAGTLIAACYGCDQNRGVVQQELSIDMLLSLLKSCRQGLLSLHSDSSPPDNSVPNDQSDVNSQLVLEAKKTQQVDLSIRSNRRNNRVLGRGGVSSGSTRGVKVKTQRDNNRGSKTCDEWAQKHSLPASEASSTFMLHRRLPSSFLDKAEEFFSAAISPL; translated from the exons ATGGAAAACGGCGGAGAAACTGGAGATGATCAGGGTTCGGGTTGGTTTGAAGTGAAAAAG AAGAACAGAACCAGTTCAAAGTTAGCCACCCAGAAGGTTTCTGGGGGATCTTCTTCCAAGGCTAACACTTATTTCGCGCGCAATCAAGTTTCTGATAATGATGAAGCCGGGAAGTTCCATGGCAGAAAGCCAGCACAACCTTTTAAATCAGGGTTTGTCTCCGCTGACGGTCCTGGCTTGCCCTTGGTAAAAGATGATGAAAGTGGAAAATCAGTTGATAAGGTGGCTGCCAACCAGGAGAATGAACCTCCCAGGAAGGATGCTTCTATGACTATGAAGGTTACGAATTTAGAAGGTGGTGTCAAGGATTTCCAGGGAGTTTCTATAAAGAAGAGTGCAGATGATGTTGCTGTTCCCAAAATAAAGTGGGGCAATCTCGAGGATGAATGTTTATTAGTGCCTGGAAATTCTGTGGTTTCAAGTATGTCTGTGAAACCTAAGCACAATGATGTAGATGTTAATTTACAAGTTTCACCCTCAACTCCACTTGTAGTGGATGAAACAATAAATGGATATCAAATTACAGAGCAGTTTCCCAGTGGAGTAGAGTCATCAGTTGGTGAGACTTCTATGGAAGATGTGGAGTTATTGAATTCCAATTCAGAAGGTGTTCTTAAAAACGTGACAAACCCTGGTGAATCTGACCCAATTGTTCTAGTTGAAGCTATTGGTAATCGTCTCTCCAAAATTGACGAAGAAGCTGAAAGTATGGCAGTTGAAAGGACTCATAATGCATCCATGATTGGATCTTCAGATATTACCAAAGAGTTTAATGTTCCTGAAAATGTTGGGAGTCAAGCTGATCCCGAAAGGAGCACTTTGCTTGAGCACCAAAAGAATAGTTTTGAAGATTCTGTTAGTGCTTCAGGTGGAGCTGCCGTCAAAGAGGGAAATGTTTTGCAGAATAGTTCAGTAGATGGGACTGAACTCGGAGAAAATGAGTCTGCAGAAAGTAAAGAAAGGTTCAGACAAAGACTCTGgtgtttcctttttgaaaatCTGAATAGGGCAGTTGATGAACTCTACCTTCTATGTGAGCTGGAATGTGATGTGGAACAGATGGATGAGGCTATTCTTGTTCTGGAAGAAGCTGCATCTGATTTCAGGGAGCTAAAGTCTAGAGTGGAACATTTTGATAGTATAAAAAGGTCCCCTTCTCAATCACCAAAAACTGGTACATCCCTTAGCTCAAAGACTGACCATCGCCGGCCCCATGCCCTCTCATGGGAG GTTCGCAGAATGACAAATTCTCCTCACAGGGCAGAAATACTATCTTCTTCACTGGAAGCCTTCAAGAAAATTCAAATGGAAAGAGCCGGGATGCTGGCTAGAGATGATGTGAAGGCAAGTTCTGCTCATACATCTAGTCTTGAAATCCCTATAGGACCTTACAGGACTTCACCAAAAGCAAGTGATGAAGTGGCCACTGAACATCAGATGCAATCAGAAAAGCAAGCTGGAGTTTTGGATTCTGATCAAGGATTAATTATTACAAAGAAGCAGAATGTATATATGTCCAATCAAAGCAGAGCAAATACAGCAGTAAAGGAATGCATGACTCCAGAAAGCCTTTTGGCTTCTGTTTCTGGTAAGTCTAAAAGAGAACCTTTGGAGCCAATTTCTGAAACTCAGAAAGAGTTGTATAAGAGAGATAAGCTGCCAGTTGAAAATAGGTTACACAAACAATCAAAGACCACAGATGTGGTGAAAAGGCCAAGTTCTCTTACTGATaaggagaaggaaaaggagaaggagaagcgaAATTCAGCCCCATGGAAGTCCATGGATGCTTGGAAGGAGAAAAGGAATTGGGAGGACATACTTAAATCTCCAATGAGGACTTCATCTCGGGTTTCTCATTCACCTGGCATGAGCAGAAAAGGTCAAGAGCGTGCTCGTGTCTTGCGTGACAAATTGATGTCcccagaaaaaagaaagaaaactgcTCTAGATATGAAGAGAGAAGCTGAAGAAAAGCATGCTCGAGCAATGAGAATAAGAAACCAACTTGAAAATGAGAGGATGCAGAGGCTACAACGGACATCAGAGAAAGTTAACCGTGTCAATGAATGGCAGGCTGTTAGGAGTTTAAAATTGCGTGAAGGAATGTATGCTCGCCATCAGCGCAGTGAATCCCGTCATGAAGCATATCTGGCTCAAGTTGCAAAAAGAGCTGGTGATGAAAGCAGTAAGGTCAATGAAGTTCGTTTCATCACTTCATTGAATGAAGAGAATAAAAAGCTGATGCTTCGTCAAAAGCTTCATGATTCGGAAATGAGGAGAGCTGAAAAATTGCAGGTGataagaacaaaacaaaaggaagatACAGCCAGAGAAGAAGCTGTATTGGAGCGCAGGAAGCTACTAGAAGCTGAGAAGTTGCAGCGTCTTGCTGAAACACAACGGAAAAAGGAAGAGGCGCAAGTGAGAAGAGAGGAGGAACGCAAAGCATCTAGTGCAGCTCGGGAAGCAAGGGTAATTGAACAACTTAGGAGAAAGGAAGTTAGAGCCAAAGCTCAACAAGAGGAAGCCGAACTTTTAGCCCTGAGATTAGCTGAAAGGCTTAGGGAAAGTGAGCAACGTCGGAAATTTTACCTTGAGCAAATCCGTGAGAAGGCTTCGATGGACTTTAGAGACCAGTCATCACCACTTCTGCGGCGTTCTGTAAACAAAGATGGATATAATCGTTCTGCCCCAACAAATAGTGTCGAAGATTTTCACACATGTCTTGCCGCACCGGGACTCATTACTACAACACAGCAGCAGTCATTGAAGCggaggataaaaaaaattcggCAAAGGCTCATGGCTCTGAAACATGAATTTGTTGAACCATCACTTGGTCCTGAAAATACAGGGGTTGGATACAGAGCTTTAGTTGGAGGTGCAAGGGCAAAAATAGGAAGATGGCTTCAGGACCTGCAAAGACATCGGCAAGCTAGGAAGGAAGGAGCTGCAAGTATAGGATTGATTGTTGGTGATATGGTAAAG TTTTTAGAGGGCAGGGAGCCTGAACTACATGCATCTCGTCAAGCtggtttaattgattttataGCTTCTGCATTGCCTGCCTCCCATACTTCAAAACCCGAAGCTTGTCAGGTTACAGTTTATCTTTTACGACTTCTGCGGGTGGTGCTGTCACTTTCAGCAAATCGAAGTTATTTTCTTGTGCAAAATCTTTTGCCTCCTATTATTCCCATGCTGTCTGCATCCCTGGAAAACTACATTAAGATTGCAGCATCATCCAGTCCTGGAGCCACTAACAACATGCCGAGTAAAGCTTCAATTGAGAATTTGGTGTCAATTGCAGAGATACTGGATGGCTTCTTATGGACTGTAACCACTATTATTGGGCATGCACATGTTGATGAACGACAGCTTCAAATGCAAGATGGATTGGTAGAACTCATAGTTGCTTATCAAGTAATTCATCGTTTACGCGACCTTTTTGCCCTTTATGATAGGCCTCAGGTGGAAGGTGCTCCATTTCCGTCATCCATTCTGTTAAGTTTGAATCTCTTGACAGTTTTGACATGCAGACCTGCATCTGCCTCTTCAATTGATTGGGAATCTTGTGTGGCCAAACCAGCAATTGCTTACGAAATTTTGGAAGCTAGTCCCGGAAAAAAGTCACTTGATTTAAGTAATTCATCTACGATGAATAATCCTTCCGGTGATAGTATTACGGTCATGAACCAGGTTACTGGAGAATCTGATCATAAAGATGGGGGGGACAAATTAGCATCCAGAACAGATGATCCTGAAAGTATGGAGGTAGATGTTCAGTCTATGAAGAAGCCTTCTGATAATTCAGTTTATTCAAACAATGCAGATGGTGGGCCAGAAGGTTCTACAGGAATTGCCTTGAATGAGCCTCAGAACATTATGTCAGAGGAAAAAGCCAAGTTACGTTTACCacaaaaagatggaaagaacCCCATGGATGATAGCTCAGAAAAAAAAGGAGTTGCTGAAAACATGGTACATGAAGATATTGAAAGCAAAAATGAGGTGAACTTGAAACAGCCTGTGGTATTTCTTCTTTCTGCTGTAGTAGAGACGAGCCTCGTAAGCCTTCCATCTCTGCTGACAGCTGTTCTGCTTCAGGCAAATAACAGAATGTCATCTGACCAG GCATCATATGTTTTCCCGATGAATTTTGAAGAGGTTGCTACTGGTGTATTGAAGGTTTTGAACAACTTGGCAATCTTGGATATCACTCTTTTGCAGAGTATGCTG GCAAGGTCAGATTTGAAAATGGAATTCTTCCACTTGATGAGTTTTCTACTTTCCCATTGTACAAGCAAATGGAGAACAACTAATGATCGG GTTGGCTTACTTCTACTGGAATCTCTCTTGCTTCTTGGCTATTTTGCATTATTCCATCCTGAAAATCAAGCAGTTCTTCGATGGGGAAAAAGTCCAACCATTCTTCACAAG GTCTGCGACCTGCCCTTTGTTTTCTTCAGTGACCCTGAGCTCACTCCTATCTTGGCTGGCACACTCATTGCTGCATGCTATGGATGTGATCAGAACAGAGGAGTGGTACAACAAGAATTAAGTATAGACATGCTGCTCTCTTTGCTCAAGTCCTGCAGACAGGGTTTACTTTCACTCCATTCCGATTCATCACCACCGGATAATTCAGTGCCAAATGATCAATCTGACGTCAATAGCCAGTTGGTTTTAGAAGCTAAAAAGACACAGCAAGTTGATCTCTCTATACGATCAAACCGAAGAAATAATCGTGTATTGGGTAGAGGAGGTGTTTCAAGTGGCAGTACAAGAGGTGTCAAAGTGAAAACCCAGAGAGACAACAATAGAGGATCGAAGACTTGCGATGAATGGGCTCAGAAGCACAGCTTACCTGCCTCAGAAGCTTCATCTACCTTCATGCTTCACAGAAGGTTACCCAGCAGTTTCTTGGATAAAGCTGAAGAATTCTTCTCAGCTGCCATCTCACCGTTATAA